The window TGCACATGCTTGGGCGGAAGTCTGGTTACAGGATAAAGGCTGGGTGCGCGTAGACCCTACCTCAGCGGTATCTCCAGACCGTATAGAGTCTGGCATTGGAGCAGCACTACCAGATTCAAATTTGTTACCGTTACTCTCACGCCAAGATTACCCTGTGCTCAAAAATCTCTACATGAACTGGGATGCCGTCAATAACGGCTGGAATCAATGGGTGCTAGGCTATGACCAAACCAAGCAACTCGCACTCCTCAAGAAGCTCATCAACAAAGACATCGCATGGGAAGACATAGGCTTAATATTAGTCGTGACTATGATTGCCCTGATGCTTTTTGTAAGCTACTTGTTGCTGCGCAATAACGGCATTGTGCTAAACCCAACAAACAAAATCTACCAACAGTTTTTGAAGAAACTATCTAAAGCTGGCGTGACTAAACTAAGGTCTGAAGGTGCAATTGATTTTGGTAACCGTGCCGCCAAAACCTTGCCTAATCAAGCCATTGAAATACTAGAAATATCAGCGTTATACTCCTCTATGCAATATGCCAAACATCAAGCTAGTAACAACATAGGGGCTACCACTAATAAACAAACGCTAAACTTGCTCAATCAATTAGTAAAAAACCTAAAAATAAAATGACCGAACACTCAATTAATTTAGACCAACAAACCGCTGACGAGCATTATATGCAAATTGCTTTAGCGCTTGCGCAAGAAGCCGCCGCTGCGGGCGAAGTGCCTGTAGGGGCGATTATTGTGAAGGATGGCGTGGTGATTGGTCGTGGTGGCAACTCGCCAATCGATACACACGACCCGACCGCACATGCAGAAATTGCCGCCCTTCGCGACGCTGCTAAAAATTTAGGTAATTACCGCTTAGTTGGCTGCTCACTTTACGTCACTTTAGAGCCATGCGCCATGTGCACAGGTGCGATTCAACATGCAAGAATCGCTAGGTTGGTATATGGCGCCAATGACCCTAAAACAGGCGCTTGTGGCAGCGTGGTGAACTTAATGGCAGAGCCAAAGCTGAATCATCACACCGAAGTCTTTAGCGGCGAGTTGGCTAAAGAATGTGGCGCAATGTTAAGTGAGTTCTTTAAACAACGGCGATTAAAAAAATAAGCAATAAAAAACCCGCCTTAGCGGGTTTTTTATTGCTTATAAATCCAGCTAGCGCATTAATCTCTGTTACCCATCAATGCCATCAAAATATTAAGCAAATTCACAAAAATATTATAAATATCAAGATACAGATTTAATGTCGCCATGACATAGTTGGTTTGACCACCACGTACAATCTGGTTAACGTCATACAAAATGTAGCCTGAAAAAATGATGACCGATATACCTGATATCGCCAGAGACAACACAGGAATATGCAGGAATGCATTCGCTAGCGAAGCAATGATGGCAAGAATCAAGCCGATAAATAGAAATTTACCGAGATAGTTAAAATCACGCGCTGGTGAAGAAGCAATTGCAGCTAAGCTCAAAAATGTAATGCCAGTGCCAGCGGCAGCAAGACCCACAATCTGCCCACCATTACTCAAATGTAAGGCGTGCTGCAAAATTGGCCCTAACATTAAGCCAAACAAGAATGTAACGCCTAATAACAACCACACACCCACGCTACTATTTTTATTTGCGTCTATTAATTTAAACATACCAAACATCACGGCTAAGTAACCAATGCCAAATATGAACGGGTGTAATGCGATAAAGCTAAAATCTATTTGCAAACCAAAATAAGCACCTATCACTGTTGGAATAAGTGAAAGTCCTAACAAAGCATAAGTGTTACGCAACACTTTATTGGTAACCATTTGCGCTGATTCTGAACGACCTAGAACAGGTGTATTGTCAAACATTGTGTATTCCTTTAAGTAATAAAAAACTAAATTACTAAGTTTATTAAGATAGTGTTTATTAAGACACTGCTTACTAAGATAGCGTTTAAGCCAATAAGTTTCAAGTGATAAATTGTTACAAATTAATGATGATGAAGCTTACCTAGACAAACAACTCACCTTCAGATTTCCCAACTAAGGCCACTTGATGCACAGCTTTTACAAAGTCTGCACTTTCGTGCAAT is drawn from Methylotenera versatilis 301 and contains these coding sequences:
- a CDS encoding Bax inhibitor-1/YccA family protein, translating into MFDNTPVLGRSESAQMVTNKVLRNTYALLGLSLIPTVIGAYFGLQIDFSFIALHPFIFGIGYLAVMFGMFKLIDANKNSSVGVWLLLGVTFLFGLMLGPILQHALHLSNGGQIVGLAAAGTGITFLSLAAIASSPARDFNYLGKFLFIGLILAIIASLANAFLHIPVLSLAISGISVIIFSGYILYDVNQIVRGGQTNYVMATLNLYLDIYNIFVNLLNILMALMGNRD
- the tadA gene encoding tRNA adenosine(34) deaminase TadA; this translates as MTEHSINLDQQTADEHYMQIALALAQEAAAAGEVPVGAIIVKDGVVIGRGGNSPIDTHDPTAHAEIAALRDAAKNLGNYRLVGCSLYVTLEPCAMCTGAIQHARIARLVYGANDPKTGACGSVVNLMAEPKLNHHTEVFSGELAKECGAMLSEFFKQRRLKK